In Candidatus Methylomirabilis limnetica, a single window of DNA contains:
- a CDS encoding DUF4321 domain-containing protein produces MAKRSDSVVVLLVILILGALIGTVIGEVIATIAPGGTLEKIFSKGIHPGLSPPATLDLKILSISFGFTVKINLSSLLGIGLAFLVYRKL; encoded by the coding sequence TTGGCTAAACGAAGTGACAGCGTAGTCGTGTTGTTGGTGATCCTCATATTGGGGGCATTGATAGGCACCGTGATAGGAGAGGTGATCGCCACCATAGCGCCCGGCGGGACACTGGAAAAGATCTTCAGCAAGGGGATCCATCCCGGTCTCTCCCCGCCCGCAACCCTCGACCTGAAGATACTGAGCATTTCCTTCGGTTTCACCGTGAAGATCAATCTCTCAAGCCTGCTGGGCATCGGCCTGGCCTTCTTGGTCTATCGGAAGCTGTGA
- a CDS encoding Maf family protein, with protein MIILASASPRRETLLQALWVEYRVIPSLVSEAGPLPGTTTASHAESLALLKAAEVAARVGEGLVLGADTIVECDGRLLGKPKDQGEARGFLRLLSGRSHLVVTGLALVEISDGRTEVGHEVTEVRMRALTSEEIDAYVQTGEPLDKAGGYAIQGAAGTFIEGIKGSFTNVVGLPLGRLRTLLLRFGIDPLHRQV; from the coding sequence GTGATTATCCTGGCCTCTGCTTCGCCCCGGCGAGAGACGCTGCTACAGGCGCTGTGGGTCGAGTACCGAGTCATCCCAAGCTTAGTTTCCGAAGCGGGTCCGCTTCCCGGGACGACGACGGCATCCCACGCCGAAAGCCTAGCTCTTCTAAAGGCGGCCGAGGTGGCAGCTCGGGTGGGGGAGGGGTTGGTCCTTGGTGCCGACACCATCGTCGAATGTGACGGTCGCCTCCTGGGTAAGCCGAAAGATCAAGGCGAGGCCCGCGGGTTTCTACGCCTGTTGAGCGGTCGGAGTCATCTCGTGGTGACCGGCCTCGCCCTCGTGGAGATCAGCGATGGTAGAACCGAGGTAGGACACGAGGTGACCGAGGTGCGGATGCGCGCTTTGACGAGCGAGGAGATTGACGCCTACGTGCAGACGGGCGAACCGTTAGATAAGGCCGGTGGCTACGCGATCCAGGGTGCTGCCGGGACCTTCATCGAGGGGATCAAAGGAAGCTTTACAAACGTGGTCGGACTCCCACTCGGCAGGCTACGAACCCTGCTTCTGCGTTTTGGCATCGATCCGCTCCATCGGCAGGTCTGA
- a CDS encoding DUF6804 family protein produces MKRIWIPQVVTSAMLLWALSPDNPYGYYILLRWVCCAVFAYLAIQALAQGKQGWVWVLGVTAVVYNPIIRVHLTRQIWSVINVTTIVVAVASIFALKDECGRKESSNKTAAGDSQ; encoded by the coding sequence ATGAAACGAATCTGGATACCGCAAGTCGTCACGAGCGCGATGCTGCTATGGGCGCTCAGCCCGGACAATCCCTACGGATATTACATCCTTCTGCGTTGGGTGTGCTGTGCTGTCTTTGCCTATCTCGCGATTCAGGCGCTTGCCCAAGGGAAGCAGGGTTGGGTATGGGTTCTCGGCGTTACCGCGGTGGTTTACAATCCCATCATCCGAGTTCACCTGACAAGGCAGATTTGGTCAGTCATCAATGTGACCACCATAGTAGTAGCTGTGGCGTCGATCTTCGCTCTGAAAGACGAGTGTGGAAGGAAAGAATCATCGAACAAGACGGCTGCAGGCGACTCGCAATAG
- a CDS encoding tetratricopeptide repeat protein, whose amino-acid sequence MKIIMTSLLLFLFAFGIGAAVHAQGIEWETLNDEATSLYKQGHYDRAVVVAKKALAVAEEAVGRDHPAVATSLNNLALLYKTQGQYAQAEPLYRRSLAIYEKALGPNHPAVATSLNNLAEIYHTQGQYAQAEPLYRRSLAIREKALGPNHPDVAISLENMAALFRKTGREKEAEVLEKRAADIRAIKR is encoded by the coding sequence GTGAAGATAATCATGACCTCATTGTTGCTGTTCCTGTTCGCGTTCGGGATAGGCGCCGCCGTCCATGCGCAAGGCATCGAATGGGAGACGCTCAATGATGAGGCCACCTCGCTGTACAAGCAAGGACACTATGACCGCGCGGTGGTCGTGGCGAAAAAGGCCTTGGCGGTCGCCGAGGAAGCGGTTGGGCGCGATCATCCCGCTGTGGCCACGAGCTTAAATAACCTCGCTTTGCTGTACAAGACCCAAGGCCAGTACGCGCAGGCTGAGCCGCTCTACAGGCGCTCACTGGCGATTTATGAGAAGGCCCTCGGCCCGAATCATCCTGCTGTCGCCACGAGCCTGAACAACCTCGCAGAGATCTACCACACCCAAGGCCAGTACGCGCAGGCTGAGCCGCTCTACAGGCGCTCACTGGCGATCCGGGAGAAGGCCCTCGGCCCGAATCATCCCGATGTGGCCATAAGCCTTGAGAATATGGCGGCGCTCTTTCGAAAAACCGGCCGGGAAAAGGAAGCAGAGGTACTAGAGAAGCGAGCCGCAGACATCCGGGCAATAAAGCGATGA
- a CDS encoding DUF4145 domain-containing protein, with translation MQQGDVTARRFTELERQMARVQPSGNSPSGEWYEWATSVLNLLQRAFGAESAHLQNFQRVYNNFTGWGSDVEAAKGVFRAAKTDYDGGYIFNLETAISGEIFGDFVGLAKRSLAEGHKDVAAVLACAALEDVLKRFAARHRIDTADRSMQDVVNALKAKGLVGGAQKTLLGTMPKIRDYAMHAEWTKIDPADVSSVIGFVEQFLISHFS, from the coding sequence ATGCAACAAGGGGACGTGACCGCCAGGCGGTTTACGGAGCTTGAACGCCAGATGGCGAGAGTCCAACCCTCGGGTAACAGCCCCAGCGGGGAGTGGTATGAGTGGGCGACCAGCGTCCTCAATCTACTCCAGCGAGCCTTTGGCGCAGAATCGGCTCACCTTCAGAACTTTCAGCGTGTCTACAACAACTTCACAGGCTGGGGGTCCGACGTTGAGGCCGCAAAGGGAGTGTTCCGTGCCGCAAAGACTGATTATGACGGTGGCTACATCTTCAATCTCGAGACGGCCATCTCTGGTGAGATTTTCGGAGATTTCGTCGGCTTGGCAAAGCGCTCTCTGGCCGAAGGCCACAAGGATGTTGCAGCCGTTCTCGCCTGTGCTGCCCTCGAGGATGTCCTCAAACGTTTTGCCGCCCGGCATCGAATCGATACTGCCGATCGATCCATGCAGGACGTCGTCAACGCTCTCAAAGCAAAGGGCCTGGTAGGTGGCGCCCAGAAGACTCTTCTCGGCACGATGCCAAAGATCAGGGACTACGCAATGCATGCGGAATGGACAAAGATCGATCCCGCTGATGTAAGCAGCGTGATCGGTTTCGTCGAGCAATTTCTGATCTCTCACTTCTCGTAA
- a CDS encoding type II toxin-antitoxin system RelE/ParE family toxin yields the protein MAGRLSDASVRGVVAARIKRLERGLMGDVEPVGDGVSEMRIHVGAGWRMYFAQRGGQLIVLLVGGSKRTQKTDIKRAKALAALLD from the coding sequence ATGGCTGGACGTCTGTCCGATGCGTCGGTGCGCGGGGTGGTTGCGGCGCGCATCAAGCGCCTGGAGCGCGGCTTGATGGGGGACGTGGAGCCGGTTGGCGACGGGGTGTCAGAGATGCGCATTCATGTCGGCGCGGGCTGGCGCATGTATTTCGCGCAGCGTGGCGGTCAGTTGATTGTATTGCTCGTTGGCGGCTCCAAGCGTACCCAGAAGACTGACATCAAGCGCGCCAAGGCATTGGCGGCGCTATTGGATTGA
- a CDS encoding addiction module antidote protein, giving the protein MPQRIKVADLPEFDAAPYLDSEAAVAAYLTDILEANDSSLLASALGDIARARGMSEIAKASGLTREALYKALRPNAKPRYDTIAKVCGALGVRLVAQAIHA; this is encoded by the coding sequence ATGCCCCAACGTATCAAGGTGGCTGACTTGCCCGAGTTTGATGCCGCGCCGTATCTCGACAGCGAGGCGGCAGTTGCGGCGTACCTGACGGATATTCTAGAAGCGAACGATTCGTCTTTGCTGGCGTCGGCCTTGGGAGACATCGCTCGGGCGCGTGGCATGAGTGAGATTGCCAAGGCATCGGGACTGACCCGCGAAGCCTTGTACAAGGCGCTCAGACCCAATGCAAAGCCGCGCTACGACACCATCGCGAAAGTCTGTGGGGCGCTGGGGGTGCGGCTGGTGGCACAGGCGATTCATGCTTGA
- a CDS encoding toxin-antitoxin system TumE family protein, with protein sequence MKAVPLLHRRVVVAVDAFVEVVIWQVPEPVPPSTHELKYRLAYVVGGKCVLRYDNERGTGDHRHTEAAQEPYNFSTPDQLMTDFESDVARWNHEHGRS encoded by the coding sequence ATGAAGGCAGTGCCCCTGCTTCACCGCCGAGTAGTTGTTGCCGTCGACGCATTCGTCGAGGTGGTGATTTGGCAAGTTCCGGAACCGGTTCCGCCGTCGACGCATGAATTGAAGTACCGGCTGGCCTATGTCGTTGGTGGGAAATGCGTGTTGCGTTACGACAACGAACGAGGAACAGGTGATCACCGACACACCGAAGCAGCCCAAGAGCCTTACAACTTTTCTACGCCGGATCAACTGATGACCGATTTCGAATCGGACGTGGCGAGGTGGAATCATGAACACGGTCGTTCTTGA
- a CDS encoding DNA-binding protein, whose amino-acid sequence MNTVVLEVRSLKGTLADAASTMKTRRAEREARISFATPELLWEVLTAKRWGLLKALCGAGPVSIREAARRVGRDVKAVHGDVTALLEAGVLSRVPDGRIEFPFDAVKVEFLLRAA is encoded by the coding sequence ATGAACACGGTCGTTCTTGAAGTTCGGTCTCTCAAAGGCACGTTGGCCGATGCCGCAAGTACAATGAAAACTAGGCGCGCGGAGCGCGAGGCGCGCATCAGCTTCGCGACACCGGAACTGCTCTGGGAGGTGCTGACGGCCAAGCGGTGGGGACTTCTCAAAGCCCTTTGTGGGGCCGGCCCCGTATCGATCCGCGAGGCCGCGCGTCGGGTTGGGCGCGATGTGAAAGCCGTCCATGGCGACGTGACAGCACTCCTGGAGGCTGGGGTGCTGAGCCGCGTACCCGATGGGCGCATCGAGTTTCCGTTCGACGCTGTGAAAGTAGAGTTCCTACTGCGAGCGGCATAA
- a CDS encoding type II toxin-antitoxin system PemK/MazF family toxin, producing MPNKGFNRTQYHPFHVSIPEGQDTTGLVMVEQIKSIDFR from the coding sequence ATGCCTAACAAAGGCTTCAACCGGACACAGTACCACCCTTTCCACGTGTCGATTCCTGAAGGCCAAGATACCACCGGTCTTGTCATGGTCGAGCAGATCAAGTCGATCGATTTCCGTTGA
- a CDS encoding type II toxin-antitoxin system HicA family toxin: MGKYSKLREKILAGGADSNIEFADLCKLLGRLGFEERVRGDHHIFTLGGVAEIINLQPKGKKAKPYQVKQVRNTLVTYRLGEGDVD; this comes from the coding sequence ATGGGGAAGTATTCAAAGCTCAGGGAGAAAATATTGGCTGGCGGTGCCGACTCAAACATCGAGTTCGCCGACCTGTGTAAGTTACTTGGCCGCCTTGGCTTTGAAGAACGGGTGAGGGGTGATCATCATATTTTCACCCTGGGTGGCGTTGCCGAGATCATCAATTTACAACCGAAGGGCAAAAAGGCTAAACCGTATCAAGTCAAGCAGGTCAGGAATACTCTTGTAACATATCGATTAGGAGAAGGCGATGTCGATTAA
- a CDS encoding type II toxin-antitoxin system HicB family antitoxin, which produces MSIKYELVIYWSDEDQSFVVEVPELPGCMADGETYEQAVANAQEVIEEWIETARELNRPIPQPRGRLMYA; this is translated from the coding sequence ATGTCGATTAAGTATGAACTCGTGATCTACTGGAGCGATGAGGATCAAAGCTTTGTGGTCGAGGTCCCAGAACTGCCTGGGTGCATGGCAGACGGAGAGACCTACGAGCAAGCTGTTGCGAATGCGCAAGAAGTGATCGAGGAGTGGATCGAGACCGCTCGGGAGCTCAATCGTCCAATTCCACAACCCCGGGGTCGGCTGATGTATGCATAA
- a CDS encoding nucleotidyltransferase family protein translates to MPEIVRNRKEVIERLESAEAAIRALGVRRLALFGSFVREAASLDSDVDVLVEFEPERKTYDRFLDLSELLERLLGRRVEIVTTESLSPHLGAYILSEARDVIRAA, encoded by the coding sequence ATGCCTGAGATCGTGCGGAACCGGAAGGAAGTAATCGAACGCCTGGAATCAGCCGAGGCCGCGATCCGTGCGCTGGGGGTTCGGCGGCTCGCGCTGTTTGGCTCGTTTGTTCGGGAAGCGGCGTCGCTCGACAGTGATGTCGATGTCCTGGTCGAGTTCGAGCCCGAACGGAAAACATACGACCGGTTTCTCGATCTCTCGGAACTCTTGGAGCGCCTGCTTGGACGTCGTGTTGAGATCGTGACGACCGAGTCGCTGAGTCCCCATCTCGGCGCTTATATCCTTTCCGAGGCCAGAGATGTCATTCGAGCCGCTTGA
- a CDS encoding HepT-like ribonuclease domain-containing protein — protein MSFEPLEYLRHILIEADYLAEQCASLSKEQLLADETLRRAFARSLEVIGEAAKKVPDAFREQHPEVEWRAMAGMRYRLIHGYFGVDYELVWDAVKNKVPVLRGQIVNILRDAGSRTQPKDPTSR, from the coding sequence ATGTCATTCGAGCCGCTTGAGTACCTGCGTCACATCCTCATCGAGGCAGACTATCTGGCCGAGCAGTGCGCATCGCTCAGTAAGGAGCAATTGCTGGCCGACGAAACCTTGCGCCGGGCGTTTGCGCGAAGTCTGGAGGTCATTGGTGAAGCCGCCAAGAAAGTACCCGATGCGTTTCGCGAGCAGCATCCCGAGGTGGAATGGCGGGCAATGGCCGGCATGCGCTACCGACTGATCCATGGGTACTTCGGTGTGGATTACGAGCTTGTGTGGGATGCCGTGAAGAACAAGGTACCCGTTTTGAGGGGTCAAATCGTAAACATCCTCCGTGATGCGGGCAGCCGCACCCAGCCCAAAGACCCGACGAGTCGTTGA
- a CDS encoding UbiX family flavin prenyltransferase: MVNRIDAKQEYILGITGASGVVLGIRTLEVLQELRLPVHLIVSEGAKATLREESGRTMEDLKRLATFFHDDRDLGASISSGSYVSPNVAAMIVSPCSMKSLAAIATGYTETLIARAADVVLKEGKRLALVVRESPFTAIHLEQMLTLARSGVKIVPPVPPFYQRAQTVEELVDQIVGRALDQIGLHTDLPNRWLGTG; encoded by the coding sequence ATGGTGAATCGGATCGACGCGAAGCAGGAATATATTCTGGGGATTACCGGGGCCAGCGGGGTCGTTCTTGGCATCCGGACGCTTGAGGTGCTCCAGGAACTGAGGCTGCCCGTCCATCTGATCGTGTCCGAAGGGGCGAAGGCGACACTTCGGGAAGAAAGCGGACGCACGATGGAGGATCTCAAGCGCCTTGCCACCTTTTTCCACGACGATCGGGACCTCGGCGCTTCCATCTCGAGCGGCTCCTACGTCTCGCCCAACGTGGCCGCGATGATTGTCTCGCCTTGCTCGATGAAGAGCCTGGCGGCCATCGCTACCGGTTACACCGAGACCTTGATCGCCAGAGCGGCTGACGTTGTCCTGAAGGAGGGGAAGCGCCTTGCTCTTGTGGTGAGGGAGAGCCCCTTTACCGCCATCCACCTGGAACAGATGTTGACATTGGCAAGGTCGGGCGTCAAAATCGTTCCGCCAGTGCCGCCGTTCTATCAGAGGGCACAAACGGTCGAGGAGTTAGTGGATCAGATCGTCGGACGGGCGCTGGATCAGATCGGTCTGCACACCGACTTACCAAATCGGTGGCTGGGCACAGGATAA
- a CDS encoding MotA/TolQ/ExbB proton channel family protein, with protein sequence MMGQGTFQFIANGGITMVILAIFSIYSLAVIGERFYTYYKAQKATEQVAGKGLQYVADGKRAEALRLCEQNAGSPVGKVLQAGLLAIIDQESPDLAGKRFSRRLESCKGAMQRATSAEITRLERYLGSLATLGNVSPFVGLFGTVLGIIRAFEAIAKTGSGGIGTVSSGIAEALVATAAGLFVAIPAVIAYNYFVGRVKDFTTAMDNAASEMVDRLLDQATHHGD encoded by the coding sequence ATGATGGGGCAGGGAACCTTCCAGTTTATTGCTAACGGTGGGATCACGATGGTGATCCTCGCCATATTCTCTATCTACTCACTCGCGGTGATCGGCGAGCGGTTCTATACATACTATAAGGCTCAGAAAGCTACCGAACAGGTAGCCGGGAAGGGGTTGCAGTATGTGGCGGATGGGAAAAGGGCGGAAGCGCTCCGTCTGTGCGAACAGAATGCCGGCAGCCCGGTTGGCAAGGTCCTGCAGGCCGGTCTCCTGGCCATCATCGACCAGGAATCTCCGGACCTCGCCGGTAAGCGATTTTCGCGTCGGCTCGAATCGTGCAAGGGGGCTATGCAACGGGCCACCTCCGCGGAGATCACCCGGCTGGAACGATACCTGGGCTCTCTCGCGACGCTCGGTAATGTCAGCCCATTTGTTGGCCTTTTCGGGACCGTTCTGGGGATCATTCGGGCCTTCGAGGCGATTGCCAAGACGGGGTCGGGTGGGATTGGTACGGTATCATCCGGGATAGCCGAAGCGCTCGTGGCAACAGCCGCGGGCTTGTTCGTGGCTATTCCTGCAGTGATTGCGTACAACTATTTTGTCGGCAGGGTCAAGGATTTTACCACGGCAATGGACAATGCGGCCTCGGAGATGGTGGACAGGCTATTGGATCAGGCCACCCATCATGGAGACTAA
- a CDS encoding ExbD/TolR family protein produces MGMQTNSGKDRRLLSEINITPLVDVTLVLLIIFMVTTPMLQRGTDVQLPTAQASQVKEEERITLTVTRDSRILVNNEEVPRKDLETRLKSMTGSGKERVLYLRGDARVPYGFVIDVMDAIKSSGIETVGMITERAESR; encoded by the coding sequence ATGGGCATGCAGACTAACAGTGGGAAAGATCGGCGGCTGCTTTCAGAGATCAACATCACTCCTTTGGTGGACGTGACCCTTGTCCTGCTGATCATCTTCATGGTGACGACCCCGATGCTCCAGCGTGGGACTGATGTCCAACTCCCGACAGCGCAGGCGTCGCAGGTGAAAGAGGAAGAGCGCATCACCTTGACGGTGACGAGAGACAGCCGCATCCTCGTCAATAATGAGGAGGTACCCCGGAAAGACCTTGAGACCCGCCTTAAATCCATGACCGGTTCCGGGAAGGAGCGGGTTCTCTACTTACGCGGCGATGCCAGGGTCCCTTATGGTTTCGTCATCGATGTGATGGATGCGATCAAATCTTCCGGCATCGAGACGGTTGGAATGATCACCGAGCGAGCAGAGTCCAGATAG
- a CDS encoding DUF47 domain-containing protein, translating into MFRLILREEKFFEFFDEAANNILEGAKVLVQMTDEHDSDLQERWKRLEELEHVGDKITHQIIRKLNRTFITPIEREDIHGLAVALDDVMDLIEASAARMSLYKIKRPTEESGKLAQVILKSAEEIVKAVSSLERMDDVMEHCIEINRLENMADDISREAIADLFDKEHDPMDVIKWKEIYETMETTTDRCEDVANIVESVALKST; encoded by the coding sequence ATGTTCAGACTGATCCTACGGGAAGAGAAGTTCTTTGAGTTCTTCGATGAGGCAGCCAATAATATATTGGAAGGCGCAAAAGTCCTCGTTCAGATGACCGATGAACACGACTCGGACCTTCAGGAACGCTGGAAGCGACTTGAGGAGCTCGAGCACGTGGGAGACAAGATCACCCACCAGATCATCCGAAAGCTGAACCGGACATTCATTACCCCCATCGAACGCGAAGACATTCACGGTCTGGCTGTGGCGCTGGACGACGTTATGGACCTGATCGAGGCGTCGGCTGCCCGCATGAGTCTTTACAAGATCAAACGGCCTACCGAAGAGTCCGGGAAGCTTGCCCAGGTCATCCTGAAATCGGCTGAGGAGATTGTCAAAGCGGTGTCAAGCCTCGAGCGAATGGACGACGTGATGGAGCATTGCATCGAGATCAATAGACTGGAGAACATGGCCGATGATATCAGCCGAGAGGCGATTGCCGACCTCTTTGACAAGGAGCACGATCCGATGGATGTTATCAAGTGGAAGGAGATTTACGAGACGATGGAGACGACCACCGACCGATGTGAAGATGTGGCCAACATCGTCGAATCCGTGGCATTGAAGAGTACCTGA
- a CDS encoding twin-arginine translocase TatA/TatE family subunit — protein sequence MFGLGMQELIVIFVIALLVFGPKKLPDLARSLGRGMAEFKRASDELKEGLSTELAEEEEKAGAVAEQKTQAAEAETLPTVGQEETPKGKHETRNV from the coding sequence ATGTTCGGACTTGGGATGCAAGAGCTGATTGTAATCTTTGTCATCGCGCTCTTAGTCTTCGGCCCCAAGAAACTGCCGGACCTTGCTCGATCGCTAGGCCGAGGTATGGCGGAGTTCAAGCGAGCCTCTGATGAGCTGAAGGAAGGATTGTCTACCGAGCTAGCGGAAGAGGAGGAGAAGGCAGGTGCGGTGGCAGAGCAGAAGACGCAAGCCGCCGAGGCTGAAACGCTTCCGACCGTAGGCCAGGAGGAAACGCCGAAGGGAAAGCACGAGACGCGGAATGTCTGA
- the tatC gene encoding twin-arginine translocase subunit TatC, with the protein MSDEKMAFFSHLEELRKRILISIVAIGIGFIVTFNYSETILRVLKRPLTTDLIFSRTYPFLRSAPRQGPPVDLFFLAPAEAFWMHMKIAIFAGLLLVLPIVLYQIWKFIAPGLLAHEKRYALPFVVLSTVFFFCGLLFCFYLVLPFALNFLLTYKTENLKPMISIGNYMDFTTKVLLGFGVVFELPLVIGLAAKIGLVTPQVLAKNRKYAILAVFTIAAILTPTPDVFNQTLMAVPMYLLYEVGILGARILVKKPAVTSQEATEGV; encoded by the coding sequence ATGTCTGATGAGAAGATGGCGTTTTTCTCCCACCTGGAGGAGCTCCGAAAGCGGATCCTCATATCCATAGTAGCCATCGGGATCGGGTTCATTGTCACCTTCAACTATTCGGAGACGATCCTTCGTGTTCTGAAGCGCCCCCTGACGACCGATCTCATTTTCTCCAGGACCTACCCCTTCCTACGATCCGCCCCACGCCAGGGCCCCCCCGTCGACCTGTTCTTCCTGGCGCCTGCCGAGGCCTTCTGGATGCACATGAAGATCGCCATTTTTGCCGGCCTTTTGTTAGTCCTGCCAATCGTCCTCTATCAGATCTGGAAGTTCATTGCGCCCGGCCTACTCGCTCACGAGAAGCGTTATGCCCTTCCCTTTGTGGTGCTGTCGACCGTCTTCTTTTTTTGCGGCCTGCTGTTCTGCTTCTACCTTGTCCTCCCGTTCGCCCTGAACTTTCTCCTGACGTACAAAACCGAAAATCTGAAGCCGATGATCTCCATCGGTAACTACATGGACTTTACCACAAAAGTCCTGTTGGGTTTCGGAGTAGTCTTTGAGCTCCCGTTAGTCATTGGACTTGCGGCCAAGATAGGGCTGGTCACGCCCCAGGTTCTTGCCAAGAATCGGAAGTACGCGATCCTGGCTGTCTTCACGATTGCAGCCATTCTGACCCCCACCCCGGACGTCTTCAACCAGACGCTGATGGCTGTGCCGATGTATCTACTCTATGAGGTCGGGATTCTCGGGGCACGCATTCTGGTCAAGAAACCGGCAGTCACCTCGCAGGAGGCGACGGAAGGAGTCTAA
- a CDS encoding DUF47 domain-containing protein, with translation MVALILASAEQVVKAIGDLPRFVGVEEICVEINRLENEADDLYRRAIAGLFEGEQPILEVTKWKEIYELLEGVTDRCEDVANVVETIVLKHA, from the coding sequence ATGGTGGCCCTCATTCTAGCATCGGCCGAGCAGGTCGTGAAGGCGATTGGGGACCTGCCCAGATTCGTCGGGGTGGAGGAGATCTGCGTGGAGATCAATCGGTTGGAGAACGAGGCGGACGATCTGTATCGGCGTGCGATCGCCGGCTTGTTCGAAGGAGAGCAACCGATTCTAGAGGTGACCAAGTGGAAGGAGATCTACGAATTGCTCGAAGGTGTGACCGACCGCTGTGAGGATGTAGCGAACGTGGTCGAAACGATCGTCCTCAAGCATGCGTGA
- a CDS encoding transposase zinc-binding domain-containing protein produces MFSCKRRHFCPSCHQKRVIEFGEWFLDDLAVTIPQRHIVFSVPKLIRQRGRRSTR; encoded by the coding sequence ATATTCTCCTGCAAACGCCGTCACTTCTGCCCATCGTGTCATCAGAAACGAGTGATCGAATTCGGTGAATGGTTCCTGGATGATCTTGCTGTCACCATCCCTCAGCGTCACATTGTCTTCTCCGTCCCCAAGCTGATCCGCCAACGTGGGCGGAGATCGACCAGATGA
- a CDS encoding IS3 family transposase, which translates to MRAHGAPLSLVCRTLGVSRAGFYKWQHSSAPTPPRQEPRDKRLAQRIRSTLGREETFGCRRVWAWLRLKEGVVVNRKTVHRDYATEGLASPCPSAQADMGESSTVDQPDRLWATDTTKIWCVRDG; encoded by the coding sequence ATGAGGGCGCATGGCGCTCCGCTCAGCCTGGTGTGTCGGACGTTGGGCGTCTCGCGGGCGGGCTTCTACAAATGGCAGCACAGCTCGGCGCCCACTCCACCGCGGCAGGAGCCGCGTGATAAGCGCTTGGCCCAGCGGATCCGGAGCACCCTGGGCCGGGAGGAGACCTTCGGCTGCCGCCGGGTGTGGGCCTGGCTGCGGTTGAAGGAGGGGGTCGTGGTCAATCGGAAGACGGTGCATCGGGATTATGCAACTGAAGGGCTGGCATCGCCCTGCCCGTCGGCCCAAGCCGACATGGGTGAGAGCTCGACCGTGGACCAGCCGGACCGACTCTGGGCCACCGATACGACGAAGATCTGGTGCGTCCGGGATGGCTAG
- a CDS encoding integrase core domain-containing protein: MGVLDAGSRECVGARLAHHGRAIEAIDALEQGIVQRYGGLRQVPAGLRLRHKNGSIFLAQLFVGTAQQLAITREFILRDSPEYNGVIERFFRTLKQECVWLHHFESFEEAERIIMDWIARYNTERQHSALGYLTPRAWREQFYQLSQAA; encoded by the coding sequence GTGGGCGTCCTTGATGCCGGGAGTCGCGAATGTGTGGGCGCTCGGCTCGCCCATCATGGCCGGGCGATCGAGGCCATCGATGCGCTGGAGCAAGGGATCGTCCAGCGCTATGGGGGTCTCCGCCAGGTGCCTGCGGGGCTGCGGCTCCGGCACAAGAACGGCTCCATCTTCCTGGCCCAGCTCTTTGTCGGCACCGCGCAGCAGCTCGCGATCACCCGGGAGTTCATCCTCCGCGACTCGCCGGAGTACAACGGGGTCATCGAGCGATTCTTCCGGACCCTGAAGCAGGAATGTGTCTGGCTGCATCACTTCGAGTCCTTCGAGGAGGCCGAACGCATCATCATGGACTGGATTGCGCGCTACAACACGGAACGGCAACACTCGGCCCTGGGGTATCTCACCCCTCGTGCTTGGCGTGAACAGTTCTACCAACTCTCCCAGGCGGCATAA